One Lepisosteus oculatus isolate fLepOcu1 chromosome 12, fLepOcu1.hap2, whole genome shotgun sequence genomic window, tgtctacattgtatcaCAAAAACAAGTGGTGTGAAGCGATACACCATGTTTGTATGTCCTGGGCTTAAGTCATAGCACAGTGTGTTACTAATGGAAAAGAAGGTTATTCAAGAATGTCACATGAGACCTGAAAATTTAGTCTTCTGAGCCCACGATACTTAAATTGCTTTacattttgtccttttttaaaatataactcatggGTTTGAGCAAATTAATTTGTAGCAGATAGAAGGATAGAAGCACTGTTTGTTGCTGAAGTATTAATATTTACATTGAATTGATATGAGACACTTTGTCCAAACATTAATACAGATGGACTGTAAGGAAGTCCAGAGGTCAAAACCTGCAGAGGTCAAACAGCCAGCAGATCAACTGGAGACATGAACTATGAGACAGCCACTCTGAGCAGCTTAACTACAACGGAATATTTCAGTGGAAAAACTGTCAATCAATATCTAACTCTGGTGGAAATTGATTTAATGAGTGGAGTGCCACAGGGACCTATATTAGGACCTAATTTATATCAGTAGTCCTGCTTCTGGTGTAATTATTCTTCTGCCAGATGGAAGGTAGCTCACGATGCATTGAGTAATAAAGGGATTCAAGTGCATAATACAGGTTGGTTTATTGACAGGGAGGTACAAGGAGCAAAAGGGACAATGTAGCTCACAGGATAATCAGGAAGCAGGACCACACCGGAAACAGGAACAGGACTGCACAGATCACCAGGTTAGTAGGAGCTGGACCAGGAACAGAAATGTGACCAAGGAGACCAGGGGCTGAGAGCTTGGACAAGCCCAGGCGTAACAGTTAACTAATTATTCAAGTTGGCAGATGATACCCTAAAAGGGATAAGCACCAAAAGCACCTGAAAAGCAGCAGAGGAAATTGCGAAATACATTCAGAAGACTCTCAGCTGTGGGAAAACACCAAACTAAAGACCATTAATGTAGACATGTGAAGACTAAAACATGCAGGTCATAGAAATTATTTCACAGTAGAGGGACATCCAGAAGTGTAGTGACGTAAgagttttaatttactgtaacaatcAGAAATGGGAACAAAAAATTGAAGAGTACTTTGACGATTTTTAGGTATCAATCAAACATGATAACTTAAAGTCTCACACACAGattctaaatatataatatacaatttattgatatcaCACCAAAAGCATGtacaaaacaacaaacataattgaacatacagtatttgtgaaaTGATCTTCTGTGATCTGAAAGCTTCATCATTTGCTCAGTGATTACAGAGATCAGAATTCATAATTTTAGAGTAAAATACATTGACTAAAACATTATAATCTGGCTCGTAGGTGTTATCAGTCTCATATAGTTACATCGAATTCTTATTCTTAGATACAAGCAAATATGCATTTACTAATGCAAGCTGAAAATCAATGTGTTTAGATAAGTTAAACTATTGAGAATTATATCGTGAATAAAGAAGTTTTATTCTCAAATACCCCCTGGTCAAACATGCTTGATGAGTTTCCTGCTGGAAAGACGAAGCTGGACTAGGTTGGTTCATTGCCAGACTTGGTGTTCGCTTACACTGTGCAGGGATTGGCCCAGGTCcggagagaaaagagagagagcttCGCTTAGCATTAGGATGACGACAGCTAGCATTAGCCCTGAGGCAGCTCTGCCCAAAGTTAGCATCTTGATAAACTTCAGTCTGTGCACAGCTGTCTTCTTGGGTATGGCTGCAAAAGACAGATTGGAGACCCTTTTTCGCCTTGGCCATAGCTTCGTACTTGGTTGGCATGAATGACTCCAGCTCTCTGATTTCGGCAATCAGACGAAATCAACAATGGGTTCACAAACACAAGGTTTCCTCCATTGCAGAAAGGATATCTTTTCCAGAATTCTGCTTTTTTCTGACTCACTCTCAGCCAGGCATCTTGGAGAAAAGTCTTGACTCAAACTTCTTCCAGTCACGTGGTTGGAAAAGTCTGATTGTGTGCTCAGTtggaaaaagaagaggagccgGCGAGTTGatgatgaaaaatgagctgaGTGTTTGCTTCTAAGGTGCAACATCACAGCTGGTGATTGGTTGAGGGTGTTGTCCACCCAGGGTGGATCCCTCATTGGTGGATCTTTCTTTGGGTGATGGACAGTGACCTTGGACCTGGAAAAACAGACTACAGACTCACTGGAGCCAATCTGTACTATGGTTCATTAGAAGGTTCTCATTGGCTACGGCTTTATGATGTGTTTTATCAGAATGCCCTTTTAGCCACATTCCTCTGTATTTGCAGAGAGTCCCAAGCTGCCTTGTCAAAGCAAcatgtttattattaaaaatctttcatttcacatttgattctaagtgaaataatttaCCTTTGTGCTACAGAAGGAAACACTGTTTGACACTGAAGTATTCAAGTTCATACCAAATGAAGGGGAGACATTTAGTCCAATCACTAGTATGATGGACTGTAGGAAACTCCCGAGGTCAAGACCTGTTGAAGCTAAAACAAATCTCTTCACTGTGGAGTGGCCAACCATGACTTTCTTCCATGACTGTGAGCTGGAACCTGGAAGTAGGAATTAACCTGGAAGTAGTTCAACATTTGACCAACACTGATCAATGACAAAGTTATGTTCACTgtttacattattaaaaacacTGTGGGTCAATTTCACACTTGTCCTGTCCTTGTAAAATCACCAATATTGCATGGAACCTTTTCCCCATTTCTTTCACAAAGCTTGAATATCATCAAAGTGTTTAGATTAGTTCAACTCAAATTACGGATTGACTATTATGTAGTATACAATGTAATATCTACAGCACCTAATATTAATTTGGCATCATACAGGTGTTTTATTTTGCTACAGAAGTCTTTCTAAAGTGTGAAAGAAAAGACTAGTAACACATTGTCTAACGTACAATCCATAATCCATAATTTCCAAAAGGAAACCAAATAAAGAATGAATAAACGATATAAAATTGCAGGGACtgaattttttaacaaaaacttTTATTCTTAGTTATCAGAACACATCTGAATCGTTCTTCACAAGTGTTGACTAATGGAAGTCCATGAGGCGCCGGAAGGAGCCGATCCTGGGGCTCATGCCTCCCCAGTCGCTGAACCTCCTGTACTCTCCGGGCCTCATGAAGTACTGCCTGCCTCTGTAGTTGGGCTGCTCGTAGAACATCCAGTATCCCTCCATCACATTGCAGGAGTGGATGTCATGGTAACGGAAGCGGTCGTAGACATTGGGACAGTCGTCCATGAACTCCATCATCTGGCCTCCGAAGCCTTCTCTCTCGTAGATCCTCATCCTGTAGGAGCCTTGGTACTGTGAACACAAGACATTCCTTAATACAGACTGAACTGGAATATCATTTAGATTAAACACTAATTCATTTAAACAGCTCTGGCCTGAAGATGAATGATTCACCGTTTGACTTTGCCAAAATCTATAtattcaagttttaaaaatatatcaatcTGATTGTTTAATTCctataaaaatacaaagcaaCTTACATGAGGAATGAAGCGGCAGGACCTGATGCAGTCATTGAAGCCCATCCAGCGCTGGTAGTCGGGATACTCGCCCCTGCGCAGGAAGTACTGGTAGCCCATGTAGTTGGGGCGCTCGTACGCCATCCAGCAGCCGCTCTCAACTCGGATGGAGTTGCAGCGGCTGAAGTAGGAGTGCATGTCAGCGCAGTCGCTGCTGCACTCATAGGAGCGCCCCCCGAAGTTCCTGTCCTCGTAGAAGATGATCTGCAAAAGGACAAAACATCAGTGTTACTCTACTGTGCTTTTCCAACTACTGTAGGCCTCTGAAACTACAATCTGTAAACACAGAGGCTCTGTACCTTCCCCATGGTGATTGTTGGTGAGCAGATGCTGTCTGTGATCTACACTCCTGCTCCTATTTATACCCAGCAGAAGGGCACGTGAATGCTGTCCACTTCTGCTTGGTCAGCTGCACTATTTCATTGCTTTAACTAAAAATGAACTATAGTTGCTTTCTGTTCAGTGTGATGTACCATTGTACTTTATAGCATGCATAGTCAAAATCCATACATTCCTGTTGTCTTTATTTAACATGGTGCCTCTCCATTGTGTCTTTGTTTTATGAATACATACAGAATTTCTCTTACTGTTTAGGATAATCCCATCCCAGTAACATTCTAGATACATGCAGCATTTCCATTTTAGTATAGTTTAGAGAGAGTTTGTTACACATCTTTTTAAGCAAGCCCAGAGAtcagaaattcagaaattaacattttatttattatttagcaTTTCATGAGAATTTATACAGTAGATCCGGTGGAGCACTGCTTCCCAAAATATTGAATTACCAAATGTTGAATTTTCTTTGGTTAAAATGTCCAGTAGCAAAgctcagtttaaatttaaagggTTTGATGCATTAATACACTCAGGCAAGAAATAGGCAATTGGGTCCTTGCCTTGAGAGACATCTGAGCAGGAGAGGTGGAGGCTGGTACTTGAAGAAACAAGTCATAACCTAATGGTTTTAGTGAagcaaattaatttgattttagtCCTTAATATTGTTCTATGTGTCTGAGTTCCATAACAATCAAGTTCTATGAACCAACATGCTTCTACTTTCTGGTATGATGTCATCCTAGATGCCAATTCTCAAAAGGAGCCCAGGGGTACCCTTCCTGCCACTCCCAGGACCTCCCATTCAACCTAGTGTTTCCCTTCAAATTCCCTTTCACAGTCCCTCTCCTTTATTCATGTATTTCTCTGCCTGCTGCTTCTGTTGTTCCTGCTCCCTCCTGTCCTCCTCATCTTCCTGTTAATTAATCTAATTTCTCCTGCAATCTGTTCTGCTTCTATCACCAGCATTCAAAGTGGCTCAATTGCAATGTGCCTTTGACTCCCAGTTCCTGCACCTCGGCCCCAGGTCTGTCCGGCGTCCTACCTCCAATTCAGACAGCAAGCAtcctattctttttaatgtCTGCTTTTCCTCCTGCCACTACCCTCACATCCAACATCCAAGGAGTTCCCTCTCAGCCGCTGCTGCTCCTCATGTCGCCTCTTCATCCCTGGCGCTGTCCAACATCCTACCCCCGGCTCACTCAGCAGGCATCCTACAGTTCCTAATGCCTGCTTTCTCCTGCCAATATCCTGGCATCCGTAACAGCCCACTAGttcctctctcactgtccctGGTACTCCTGACTCTATGTCTTTGGCCCTGGGTCTGTCCGGAGTCTTATGTACATCACAGTCAGCAGGCATCCTACAGTTTTCTGCCTTCTGTCCTGCTGCACTTTCAACAAAGCTCAGGCTTCCTCACTCTTGCTGTCCGCTGCTCCAGATGTCGTATTCTCAGCCCTGGGTCTGTGCAGTGTCTAACCTCTTGCTCCGCAGGCGTCCTACAGATTTTTAAGTCTGTTTTTCCTCCTGCTGCTACCCCTGGCAAACAAAATGTCCCTGGGTTCCTCAGTCCTGGCCTGATGCCATCTCATTTGCCTTGGGTCTGTGTGGTGTCCCACCTTTAGTTCAGTCAACAGGCGTCCTACAGATTTAATGTCTgccttctctttttaaaataatgttagcatttttatagtgtaCCTGTATGTTCCTTTTGCCTCTGTTTCTGCATTGATAGGAGGAACAATGAAAGAGAAGACATCTAATTTACCtgatttatatcaatgatctagacTCAAAGTATTCAAGTTCAAAGTTGATACCTAAAAAAGATAAGTACCTCAAACACTTTAGAAGCAACAGACgaaattttgaaataaattcaACTGTGGGAAAACACCTGGGAGAAGACGACTCAAGTAGATACATGCAAAGTATAACGTGCAGGTTTTAGAAATGATTTTGCAGTAAGAGACTGAAGGAAGCACCGTTTGTTCCTGATGTATTGAggtttacatttaattaatatgaGACACTAAGTCCAAACACTAATACAGATGCGCTTCAGGGAACTACCATGGGTCCACACCTGGAGAGTCAAAAAGCCAGCAGATCAGCTGGAGGCTTGGACAATTAGACAGCAGCTCTGAGCAGCTTTACTTCAACTTATGGGTGTGATCAAGATCCAAGATTAATTTTTGATTGAGAAAACACAATCCAGATCACATTCTGAAAGAAACAGACAGTAGAACAGAAATGGAAGTGAATTTGTAATTATTATCTCCTGCCTGACTTTACTGAACAGGACCAAGGTTCAGTTAAAGACATCTCTTCAATGAGGAATTGCCACATCAGAAGGAGAACATCATCAATATCCTGTGGAACCTCTTGGCCAATTCTTTCACAACACATGAATGACCATAAGTGTTCCTGAAATGTTTGGACTGAGTGCTGTATAtggggcggtgtggtggctggCTCTGTGGCGTAGGATCTGCTTGGgtggttgccggttcatatcccgcggccggcagaggaatcctactccattgggcgcctgagtaaggcccttagctccaactgctccaggggtgccgtatatatggctgaccctgcgctctgaccccagcttctctccctgtctgtgtgtctcattgagagcaagttggggtatgtgaaaagacaaattcctaatgcaagaaactgtatatgataaataaaattatatacagtacctgtctaGTATACTATGTTACTTGTACAGCACCTATTAGTAATTGACATGTTATAAATGACATGTACATGTTATTTTGAAGTGTTTCTGCTTTTAGGAAAATTCtgtgtttgtactgtaggtcaaagCTTGTATGGATGAACCAGCTGGTTTGATCTCAGATTGCAGAATGGGTTAAAAAGGAATTGGTGTTCCACAAcgcataatgtacagtatattaaatcacatttctaaaggaaatgttttacagtatatagataacATAGAAAGGACAAATTAATGAGATTCAATTGCAGACAGTGaatgttgctttaaaaaaagttttattcttAGTCATCAGGACACTTTTAAATCATCCTACACAAATGTGACTAATAGAAGTCagtgatgcgccggaaggagccGATCCTGGGGCTCATGCCTCCCCAGTCGCTGAACCTCCTGTACTCTCCGGGCCTCATGAAGTACTGCCTGCCTCTGTAGTTGGGCTGCTCGTAGAACATCCAGTATCCCTCCATCACATTGCAGGAGTGGATGTCATGGTAACGGAAGCGGTCGTAGACATTGGGACAGTCGTCCATAAACTCCATCATCTGGCCTCCGAAGCCTTCTCTCTCGTAGATCCTCATCCTGTAGGAGCCTTGGTACTGTGAACACAAGACATTCCTTAATACAGACTGAACTGGAATATCATTCCAAACTGATACAAACTGAACTGGGACTTGCCTTAGTAATTTATCAAAATAACAGTGCTTTACTAAATTCAGATTAGAATTGAATGTGATCAATGTGTTTGACTGCTTATAAAGAATGTTTactgtttaatttaaacaattgCTGGATCTCatgatttaaaacaattaaacaaaactAGCCTGAACATAACTGATTCACTGTGAAAAGGCTAGTATTCCAGCACATACAATATggtatgctacagtatatacagtatattctttcctaaattctgtattattttttaaaataaatgttgagaTGCTTGCTTAATACTTAATAAAGTAaacgtaacttacatgggggatCATCCTGCAGGACCTGATGGAGTCGTTGAAGCCCATCCAGCGCTGGTAGTCGGGATACTCGCCCCTGCGCAGGAAGTACTGGTAGCCCATGTAGTTGGGGCGCTCGTACACCATCCAGCAGCCGCTCTCCACTCGGATGGAGTTGCAGCGGCTGAAGTAGGAGTGCATGTCAGCGCAGTCGCTGCTGCACTCATAGGAGCGCCCCCCGAAGTTCCTGTCCTCGTAGAAGATGATCTGCAAAACGGCAAAACAAAAACGTTATTGTTTCTTTCAATCTACTGTAGGCCTTTGAAACGACAATCTGTAAACACAGAGGCTCTGTACCTTCCCCATGGTGATGGTTGGTGAGCAGATGCTGTCTGTGATCTACACTCCTGCTCCTATTTATACCCAGCAGAAGGGCACGTGAATACTGTCCACTTCTGCTTGGTCAGCTGCACTATTGCATTGCTTTAACTAAAACTGAACTATAGTTGCTTTCTATTCAGTGTGAAGTACCATTGTAGAGCCTGCATACAAAGTCAGAATCCACGTACCTTTTGTGTCTTTATTTAACATTCTTATTTTCCATTGTGTTTCTAGTTCTATGATTACATCTTAGCGTTCAGTACAGtcccttttaaaaaatactgcagcTTCAGGCAGCCTATCCATTTTAAAGCTGTTTGGAGAGGGTTTATTACAGATTTTTTGTACACAAGCCTGGTGATCAGAAATGAACGTTTTATTTATTATCCAATATTACACGACACTTTATAGATTGAGAGAAGCACAGCTTTACAAAGAGAGCTTTCTTTGGTTAAAAACCTCTGATAACAATGCAAAATTTAAGCAGTTGAAAGAATCAATCTCTTAATACACTTACAAGATACATACAATTGCTGGATTTATGGATTTAAAAGCTACAGCATCTGAGCAGCATGATCGGGAACTTGAAGAGACAAGTCACAACCAAAGGTTTTGTTGAAGCATGTTAAGAAGATTTGTGTCTTTAAAAGTAGAATATTACTTGTTTGACTTCCTTGTTGAATGTTCTAAGCAACGATTGATAATAATGTTACACATGAGACTCAGATTAAATGTATTTGACTCTCTGTGCTGCTTTATCCAAACTCCCGATAAATGACCTGTTGAACATGAACTGTGAAAAGGACTGAAGAGACAAGGGAGACACCTGGGAAAGTCaaggatgtcggaaaggacgaaccgtggaatgacaggagagcgaaagaccctatgcgtagcggcgagacgggggtaagcccgggctcagctgttcaggaaatgccgtatagaaacctatgccctcagatagcagacgtggggcgacctggtgctaggcgggtctcaggacatccgaacgtcaatgctgagccaaggcagactgaaagacccggaaatatattaccccagagagagaaacaccggaaggacagcagagaaccggaaatgagaggcaggacagagaaggaacgccttctggctgcagagggcgtgacagggaagtgagataataatatcatttttgtgtttttgcgaagtatgcagtctagtggcttGAAGTCTGCTTTGCGcccaaaaatataaatgtgctgcctgtccttggtcagtaagaaAAAGGGCATGTATGAGGTAAGCTGGCTGTGTGCTCAGAACATATGAAAGGAACCAACTTttgtctagtctgcaacttagatatgattaataaccatatactgtaggatgtgttgttgtcttatcattcattcaGAATATGTTGTAGTAACTCGtttgttttaaggtataaaagACTAATTCTTGTACTGTTCAGGGAGTTCTGTGGTTGCAAGCCATTCTTccatatgcatacagtatgaaataaaGAGACTTTTACTACACAGACACCTGGGCTTtgtcatttgtactgtatgacacAACAGGACTGAGGACACAAATGTACAATGTCTAttggtattttttattaaatgagttTCTATGAGCTCCCACGCTCTAGAACATCACCTAACTTCAAATCTAGGGACAAGGATTTCACCCAGTGACATTCCCAAAGAGTCACTGAACAGGCACCTATGATCAAATTCAACAGTGAGATATTTCACTCAGATTACTCCAGCAATATAATTTGGATATCAATGTTAATTAatatagataaaaaagcttctgccgctaaattaatttgaaaagatGTGGagaacatgtttttctttcatagtGGGAACAGCAGCTTGTTTTGGGGTTATATTCTGGAAGGAGAATGacttgtggtttgtttgtttgtatgtCCTGGGCTAATGTCATACCACTGTGTGTTATTAATGGAAAAGAAGGTTATTCAATGATGTCATGTAAGACCTGTTCATATAGTCTTCTGAGCCCATGATACttaaattgttttacattttgtccttttttaaaatagttttcttccTTTTATGCTCACGGTGTGGAAGCTGCAAAGCCTAGAATTATTCTTTTGGACTGTGAATCTGAAACGCTTCACAGTCTTTGGCTGTGGCATCATTGTAGCACTGTTCTTTAATAATAAAGCTATTATTAAAACTTAGAACTGGTTGATTTTtctaataaaagcagaaagctAAATCTGCGATGACTTAATGAATGGAGTGCCGCTGGAACCTGTTTTACGACCCAATTTATCTAAATCAT contains:
- the LOC138242006 gene encoding gamma-crystallin M2-like, with translation MGKIIFYEDRNFGGRSYECSSDCADMHSYFSRCNSIRVESGCWMVYERPNYMGYQYFLRRGEYPDYQRWMGFNDSIRSCRMIPHYQGSYRMRIYEREGFGGQMMEFMDDCPNVYDRFRYHDIHSCNVMEGYWMFYEQPNYRGRQYFMRPGEYRRFSDWGGMSPRIGSFRRITDFY
- the LOC138242005 gene encoding gamma-crystallin M2-like encodes the protein MGKIIFYEDRNFGGRSYECSSDCADMHSYFSRCNSIRVESGCWMAYERPNYMGYQYFLRRGEYPDYQRWMGFNDCIRSCRFIPHYQGSYRMRIYEREGFGGQMMEFMDDCPNVYDRFRYHDIHSCNVMEGYWMFYEQPNYRGRQYFMRPGEYRRFSDWGGMSPRIGSFRRLMDFH